The following proteins are encoded in a genomic region of Pirellulales bacterium:
- a CDS encoding TetR/AcrR family transcriptional regulator, which translates to MTIDDTHRVRDPAATRAAVLAAAERLFAEHGFANTSLRDLSCASGVSHPLIHHHFGSKEGLYQAVKRRLVENYAQRFPRAARAVNRPLNIRSELRRLMDYIGGNPLLLRLCAWTRLEGDRQVWPGEPDIFDTIRRRIEVSQRRKLIRADLDPNYLTIMLVGMVFFWLDNQEHFSHRFGAKINDKDYLRQAVEILERGINTPGEDAQTSPDAEAPDEDDDE; encoded by the coding sequence ATGACCATCGACGACACACATCGCGTGCGCGATCCCGCGGCGACGCGCGCCGCCGTGCTGGCGGCTGCCGAACGGCTATTTGCTGAGCACGGTTTTGCCAACACGTCGCTGCGCGATCTCTCCTGCGCCTCGGGCGTGTCGCACCCGTTGATTCACCACCATTTCGGCAGCAAGGAAGGACTCTACCAGGCCGTCAAACGCCGGCTGGTCGAGAACTATGCGCAGCGATTTCCGCGCGCGGCGCGGGCGGTGAATCGTCCGCTGAACATTCGCTCGGAATTGCGGCGGCTGATGGACTACATCGGCGGCAACCCGCTGCTGCTGAGGCTGTGCGCATGGACCCGGCTGGAAGGGGACCGGCAAGTCTGGCCGGGCGAGCCGGATATCTTCGACACAATCCGGCGGCGCATCGAGGTTTCGCAGCGGCGCAAATTGATTCGCGCGGATCTCGATCCGAATTACCTGACGATCATGCTCGTCGGCATGGTGTTCTTCTGGCTCGACAACCAGGAACATTTCAGCCACCGCTTCGGCGCGAAGATTAACGACAAGGACTATCTGCGGCAAGCCGTCGAGATTCTGGAACGCGGCATCAACACACCGGGCGAAGATGCCCAGACCTCGCCCGACGCCGAGGCGCCGGACGAGGATGACGATGAATAA